A part of Gambusia affinis linkage group LG19, SWU_Gaff_1.0, whole genome shotgun sequence genomic DNA contains:
- the nol12 gene encoding nucleolar protein 12 isoform X2 yields the protein MKNPKHNNTASKKAKFKPGSKKRENKCVVMFDDKDRQDYLTGFHKRKIERRKAAVQEMKNKIKEEQSRVREERHKEYIKMLKEREEALEDELEDAVISTTESVQYDHPNHTVTVTTISDLDLSVAHLFRPATSDADEQREDDNKEEEKRLAMPKKPRDLIMNKKIRSLTTALSVCTSKRRRKGKQEGRDRRGRRPDKRPGVTEGVHRGGRTSKKQRRRQTGKKTDHLD from the exons caaagaaaagagaaaacaaatgcgTCGTGATGTTTGACGACAAGGACAGACA GGACTATCTGACTGGATTCCACAAGCGAAAAATAGAAAGGAGAAAAGCAGCGGTGCaagaaatgaagaataaaataaaggaggAGCAAAGCAGAGTTAGAGAAGAA CGTCATAAGGAATATATAAAGATGTTGAAGGAGAGGGAAGAAGCTCTCG AGGACGAGCTTGAAGACGCGGTGATCAGCACCACAGAGTCTGTTCAGTATGACCACCCGAACCACACCGTTACCGTGACAACCATTAGTGATCTGGACCTCTCCGTAGCTCACCTGTTCAGACCTGCGACAAGTGAT GCTGACGAACAGAGAGAGGACGACAacaaggaggaagagaaaagactTGCAATGCCAAAAAAACCGAGGGACTTGATCATGAACAAAAA GATCCGCTCCCTTACGACGGCGCTCAGCGTGTGCACCAGCAAGCGGAGGAGGAAAGGGAAGCAGGAAGGCCGAGACAGACGAGGACGCCGGCCAGACAAGAGACCTGGTGTCACGGAGGGTGTACACAGAGGCGGGAGGACCAGCAAGAAACAGAGGCGGAGACAAACGGGGAAGAAGACGGACCATCTGGACTaa
- the nol12 gene encoding nucleolar protein 12 isoform X1, translating to MKNPKHNNTASKKAKFKPGSKKRENKCVVMFDDKDRQDYLTGFHKRKIERRKAAVQEMKNKIKEEQSRVREERHKEYIKMLKEREEALADAEDELEDAVISTTESVQYDHPNHTVTVTTISDLDLSVAHLFRPATSDADEQREDDNKEEEKRLAMPKKPRDLIMNKKIRSLTTALSVCTSKRRRKGKQEGRDRRGRRPDKRPGVTEGVHRGGRTSKKQRRRQTGKKTDHLD from the exons caaagaaaagagaaaacaaatgcgTCGTGATGTTTGACGACAAGGACAGACA GGACTATCTGACTGGATTCCACAAGCGAAAAATAGAAAGGAGAAAAGCAGCGGTGCaagaaatgaagaataaaataaaggaggAGCAAAGCAGAGTTAGAGAAGAA CGTCATAAGGAATATATAAAGATGTTGAAGGAGAGGGAAGAAGCTCTCG CGGACGCAGAGGACGAGCTTGAAGACGCGGTGATCAGCACCACAGAGTCTGTTCAGTATGACCACCCGAACCACACCGTTACCGTGACAACCATTAGTGATCTGGACCTCTCCGTAGCTCACCTGTTCAGACCTGCGACAAGTGAT GCTGACGAACAGAGAGAGGACGACAacaaggaggaagagaaaagactTGCAATGCCAAAAAAACCGAGGGACTTGATCATGAACAAAAA GATCCGCTCCCTTACGACGGCGCTCAGCGTGTGCACCAGCAAGCGGAGGAGGAAAGGGAAGCAGGAAGGCCGAGACAGACGAGGACGCCGGCCAGACAAGAGACCTGGTGTCACGGAGGGTGTACACAGAGGCGGGAGGACCAGCAAGAAACAGAGGCGGAGACAAACGGGGAAGAAGACGGACCATCTGGACTaa